Within the Gammaproteobacteria bacterium genome, the region ATACGATTTTGTAAGTTTTGTTGTATTTTGGGGTATGCATTTTAATTAACTTTTTTTCTAACGCGCTGTATTCCTTTTTACTCTCTATATGAATATATTCCCACGAAGTAAATTCTTTATCTGAATCCTTTCTTGTGTGCTCTGCAACACGAAGAAGACAATTCCAACCTTTGCCGATATAGACGAGTTCATCTTGGTCAAATAGAAAATACAAACCAGACAGATTGCCTTCTAGCTTAGAACTGGATTTCCTTAGCTCCTCAATGTCTATGTTCATTGTTCTTTATGTGGGCGTATAACGTTGCAAGCATGGGCCGGAAAA harbors:
- a CDS encoding GIY-YIG nuclease family protein; this encodes MNIDIEELRKSSSKLEGNLSGLYFLFDQDELVYIGKGWNCLLRVAEHTRKDSDKEFTSWEYIHIESKKEYSALEKKLIKMHTPKYNKTYKIV